AGGTAGAGCACGTCGTTGGCGAGGGCGCAGCAGATCTCCGTATTGCTGCTGTCCATGGCGGTCATGCCATCCGTGTTGCTCAGCACGAACACGCCGGCGGGTGCGGGCGTCGTGCCGGGGGCAGGGCTGGGCAGGAAGGCGATGTAGCTGGAAAAGCCCGGCAGATCGCCGTCTTTCCACACGGTGGAGAAGGGTGTGTTGTCCACGGAGCCGAGGAACCAGCCAAGGCCGAGCTGGTCGCCCCAGCCGGTGGTTGCGGTCGTGGAGGGGCTCTGAAGCACGCCCAGCAGATCGTTGAGCGGGCCGTCCGGCAGGAGACCCATGTTGAACTGCAGCCACACCAGCATGTCCGCCGGCGAGGCGACGATGCCGCCGGCCCCATGATAGGCCGGAAACTGCGGCCAGCCGGGAGCGGCGGCGCTCTGGTAGCTCTGGCCGGAGAAGTAATAGCCCTGCGGCAGGGTATCGAGCCGCACCTCGTCGAAGAACTGGGCCGACAGTTCGAGCGGCTCGAAGATGAGGTCGATGACGATCTCTTCATAGCTCGCGTCCTGGTCGGCATAGGCCGGCAGCACGGCACCCATGAGGCCGAAGCCGAGATTGCTGTAGCGATAGGCGAGCTGGGAGGCGGGCTTCATCTGCGTATAGTTGAGGAAGCCCAGCATGCCGGGGATCGTGTAGGGCTGCGGCATCAGGCGCGGCTCGTCATGGGGTGGCCCATTGTCCTGTGGCAGCCCCGAGGAATAATTGACGAGCGAGGTGAGCGTGATGTCTGCGAACTGTTCGCCGATCTCAAGCTCGGGAAAGTCGCCGAGCGTCGCGTCCGCCGGCCCCTGCGTCTCCAGGAAATGGGCATAGGCTGTGGCGGTGAAGGTCTTCGAGACGGAGGCGAGCACGAACGGCGTGTCCTCGGTCAGCGCGAGCGGGCCATTGTCCTGCCGCTGCACGCCTCCGAAGGTGTAGATCGCCGAGACGTCCGGGTCGGGGCTGGCGATGCCGATGACGAAGGCGAGGCTCGTGTTCTCCGCCTGAAGCGCGAGATAGGGTTTTACGAGGGCGGCGAGGTCGTCCTCGCTCGGCTGGACGATGCTGGTCATGGACATTCCCTCCCCGTGGCGCCCGAGACGCGACGTCACGCCCGCAGCTTGCGCCCCGGCCATGGCGCTGTCACGACGGGAAAAATCGCAGGGCCTGTACCAGAGCGGCACAGGCCGCCACCCTCGCGGGAACAGGCGCGGATCAAACCGCGTCCGAATCGATGGAATGCCGCCGGACGCGGTTCGTTCGCGAGCGGAGACCGGCGGCCGGGTCAGGCCGCGTCCTGGGCCTCCCGGTCCACGATGGCGACGATGTCGGCCATGATGCGGTTCAGCTCGAAATTCTTCGGCGTATAGACCGCCGCGACCCCGAAGCCGCGCAGCTGCGCCTCGTCCTCCGGCGGGATGATGCCGCCCACCACGACGGGAACGTCAGAGAGCCCTTCAGCACGCATCCGCTCCATCACGTCGCGCACCAGCGGCACGTGGGAGCCGGAGAGGATGGAGAGGCCGACCACATGGACGCTCTCCTCCAGCGCGGCATTCACGATCTCCGCCGGGGTGAGGCGGATGCCTTCATAGACCACCTCCATGCCCGCATCGCGGGCGCGCACGGCGATCTGCTCGGCACCGTTGGAATGGCCGTCGAGGCCGGGCTTGCCGACGAGGAATTTGAGCCGGCGGCCGAGCTTCTGCGAGACCGCTTCGACATTGCTGCGCACTTCGTCGAGGCCTTTGGTGTCCACCCGCGCCGCGCGGCCGACGCCGGTGGGCGCGCGATATTCGCCGAAGATCTCCCGCAGGGCGGTGCCCCATTCGCCCGTGGTGACGCCCGCCTTGGCGCAGGCGATGGAGGGCTCCATGATGTTGCCGCCTTCGCGCGCCGCACGCTTCAGCGCGTCCATAGCGGCCCCAACCGCCGCCGGGTCGCGGGCCTCGCGCCAGGCCTTGAGACGGGACACCTGCTCGGGCTCCACATGCTCCGGCACGGTGAGGATGGCGCCCTCGCCTGTGGTCAGTGGCGAGGGCTCGGTCTCGGTCCAGCGGTTGACGCCGACGACCACCTGCTCGCCGCGCTCGATGGCTTCCAGCCGGCGGGTGTTCGATTCCACCAGCTGCTGCTTCATGTAGCTGTTCTCGATGGCCGCGACCGCGCCGCCCATGGCCTCGATGCGGGCGAGTTCCTCGCGCGCCTCGGCCTTCAGGGCTTCCACCTTGCGGTCGATCTCCACCGAGCCGTCGAAGATGTCGCCATAGTCCAGCAGGTCCGTCTCATAGGCCAGCACCTGCTGCATCCGCAGCGACCATTGCTGGTCGAAGGAGCGGGGCAGGCCGAGGGCCTCGTTCCAGGCCGGCAGCTGCACGGCGCGGGCGCGGGCCTTCTTGGAGAGCGTCACCGCCAGCATCTCGATGAGGATGCGGTAGACGTTGTTCTCGGGCTGCTGCTCCGTGAGGCCCAGCGAGTTCACCTGCACGCCATAGCGGAACAGCTTCTGCTTGGCGTCCGTGATGCCGTAGCGGTTGACGCAGATCTCGTCCCAGAGGTCCACGAACGCCCGCATCTTGCACATTTCGGTAATGAACCGCATGCCGGCATTCACGAAGAAGGAGATGCGCCCCACCACCTCGCCAAAGGCCGCGCCTTCCGCCTCGCCCGACTTCTTCACCGTGTCGAGGATGGCGATGGCGTTCGCGAGCGCGAAGGCCAGCTCCTGCACCGGCGTCGCCCCGGCCTCCTGCAGATGGTAGGAGCAGACGTTCATGGGGTTCCAGCGCGGCAGATGCTCGGTCGTGAAGACGATCACGTCCTTGGTGAGCCGCATGGAGGGCGCGGGCGGAAACACATAGGTGCCGCGCGAGAGATATTCCTTGATGATGTCGTTCTGCGTCGTGCCCTGGAGCTTTGCCCGGTCGGCGCCCTGCTCGTCGGCCACCGCGATATAGAGCGCCAGCAGCCAGGGGGCGCAGGCGTTGATGGTCATGGAGGTGTTCATCTCGGCCAGCGGAATACCCTCGAAGAGGGTGCGCATGTCGCCGAGATGGGAAATGGGGACGCCCACCTTGCCCACTTCGCCGCGTGCGAGGGGATGGTCGCTGTCATAGCCGGTCTGGGTGGGCAGATCGAAGGCTACCGAAAGGCCCGTCTGCCCCTTGGCGAGGTTGGCGCGGTAGAGCTTGTTCGATTCCGCCGCCGTCGAGTGACCCGCATAGGTGCGGAACAGCCAAGGTTTGTCCCGGCTTGTCATGATCCCTCCCCTTCGCGCTGCTGCACGTTCTGATCGACATATCTTGCGCCGCAACGTAGGCGGCGTCGATGCCGATTTTAGGCGTAGGGCAGGGGCGAAAGCGGGACGCGGAGCACTGTGCCGCATTGCCGCAGGAGCCCGGGGTGCCGGTCTTTGGGTGACGGGTTCAGCTCAGGAGCACCCGCAACTCCTCCTGCACGCGCAACATGGCGGGCAGATAATCGGAGGGCATGTCGCTCACCGTGACGGCCGCCGCGGGCGCGCCGATATTGAGCGCGGCGACAGTCCGGCCGCGAGAATCCTTCAGGGGAACGGCGATGGAGCACAGCCCGAGTTCCAGTTCCTGATCGATGATCGCATAGCCCTGCGTCCGCACGCGGGCGAGCTCCTCGAGCAGGTCATTCCGCGCGACCTTGGTGTGGGGCGTGAGGGGGCGGATGTCGGAACGGTCCAGCAGGGCGATGGCTTGGTCCGGCGGCAGTGCCGCCAGAAGCACGCGGCCCATGGAGGCGCACCAGGCCGGCAGGCGTGAGCCGGGCATGAGGTTGATGGACATGACCCGTCGCTGGGAGGCGCGGGCGATGTAAACGATCTCCGTGCCTTCCAGCACGCTCGCCGATGCGCTCTGCCCCACGTCCTTGGACAGGGCTTCCAGATGCGGCTGGAGCAGTTGCGGCAGGGGCGTCGCAGACAGATAGGCGGTGCCGAGCCGCAGCACCTTGGGGGTGAGCTCGAAATGCTTGCCGTCGGTGCGGGCGTAGCCCAGTTCCACGAGCGTCAGCAAGCAGCGCCGGGCGGTGGCCCGATCGAGGCCGGTCGCTTCCGACATCTGGGCGATGGTCATGCCCGGCTGCCCGGAGCCGAAGGCCTCCATCACCTTCAGCCCCTTGGCCAAACCGCCGATGAAATCCGTCTGCTTCATGGCGCGCTCGTGAGGTGTGCGATATTTGAACAAAAATCGAATATCGCACAAATGCCTTGCTGTCGATAGGGACCGGGCCTATCCGTTCCTCAGGGCCAGAGTGCCGGTCAGGCGCGGCCCGTGAGTTCCGGGAGGACCTGCATGGACAAGACGGTCGGGGATCTCGCCACGGCGGTTTCCGAGATCGGGGATGGCGCCACGGTGATGATCGGCGGCTTCGGCGGCGCCGGTGCGCCGGTGGAGCTCATCCACGCCCTCATCGACAAGGGGCCGAAGGGCCTCACCGTGGTCAACAACAATGCGGGCAACGGGCGCATCGGCATCGCCGCGATGATCGCGGCCGGCATGGTGCGCAAGCTGATCTGCTCCTTCCCCCGCGCGGCGGACGCCAGCGCCTTCAACGAGCGCTATCTGGCGGGTGAACTGGAGCTGGAACTGGTGCCGCAGGGCACGCTCGCCGAGCGCATCCGCGCCGGCGGTGCGGGCATTCCAGCCTTCTACACGCCCACCAGCTATGGCACCGAACTCGCCGAGGGCAAGCCGGTGGCCGAGTTTGACGGGCGGCCCTATGTGCAGGAGCGCTGGCTGAAGGCGGACTTCGCCCTCGTGAAAGCCCATCTCGGCGATCCCTACGGCAACCTCACCTACAACAAGGCGGCCCGCAACTTCAGCCCGCTGATGTGCATGGCAGCGGCCAAGACCATCGTGCAGGTCTCGCGCATCGTGCCGCCGGGCGACATCGATCCCGAGCACGTCATCACACCCGGCATCTTCGTGGACCGGGTGGTCGAGGTCGCCGATGCGCGACAGGAAGAGGACCTCATCCGGGCGGGAGCGGCCTACAATGACTGAGACCCTTCAGAACGACGGCAAGCTGTCGAACGCCCAGATTGCCTGGCGCGCGGCGCAGGACATTGCCGATGGCGCCTATGTGAACCTCGGCATCGGCTTCCCCGAGATGGTGGCCAATTATCCGGTCGAGGGCCGCGAGGTGATCTTCCACACCGAGAACGGCATCCTCAATTTCGGCGCGCCGCCGCCGGCCGGTCAGGAAGACTGGGACCTTATCAATGCCGGCAAGAAGGCGGTGACGCTGCGGCCGGGTGCGGCCTTCTTCCACCATGCGGACAGCTTCGCCATGGTGCGCGGCGGGCATCTGGATGTGGCCATCCTCGGCGCCTATCAGGTGTCGCAGAATGGCGATCTCGCCAACTGGCGCGTCGGCAGCAAGGGCGTGCCGGCGGTGGGCGGCGCCATGGATCTGGTGCATGGGGCGAAGCAGGTCTTCGTCATCACCGAGCACCAGACCAAGTCCGGCGAGCCCAAGCTCGTGGAAAGCTGCGCCTTTCCGCTGACCGGCGTCGCCTGCGTCACCCGCGTCTATACGAGCCACGCGGTGGTGGATATTCGCGGCGGCCGCTTCATCCTGCGCGAGAAGATCCCGACGCTCTCCCTTGAAGAGCTTCAGGCGATGACCGGCGCGCGCCTCCACATCGACGGCCCGGTGGCCGATCTCGTCGCGCCCGAGCTGTGAGCGGGGATGCCATGACCGAAGCTTATATCTGCGACTATATCCGCACCCCCATCGGCCGCTTCGGCGGCGCGCTGTCCGCCGTGCGGGCCGACGATCTCGGGGCCATTCCGCTGAAGGCGCTCGTCGCCCGCAATGCCGGTCTCGACTGGGAGAAGGTGGACGACGTGATCTTCGGCTGCGCCAACCAGGCTGGCGAGGACAATCGCAACGTCGCCCGCATGTCGCTGCTGCTGGCGGGCCTCCCGCTCTCCATCGGCGGCACCACCATGAACCGCCTGTGCGGCTCGGGCATGGATGCGGTGGCGACCGCCGCCCGCGCCATCAAGGCGGGCGAGGCGGACCTCATCATCGCCGGCGGCGTGGAGAGCATGAGCCGCGCGCCCCTCGTCATGCCGAAGGCGGACGCAGCCTTCTCCCGCCGCGCGGAAATCTACGACACCACCATCGGCTGGCGCTTCGTCAATCCGCTGATGAAGGAGATGTATGGCGTCGATTCCATGCCGGAGACCGGCGACAATGTCGCCATCGACTACAAGGTCTCCCGCGAGGATCAGGACGCCTTCGCCGTCCGCAGCCAGGAGAAGGCCTCGGCCGCTCAGGCCAATGGCCGGCTGGCGCGCGAAATCACGCCCGTGACCCTGCCGCAGAAGAAGGGTGATCCGGTCGTGGTGGAGCGCGACGAGCATCCCCGCGCCACGAGCCTTGAGGCGCTCGCCAAGCTCAAGCCCGTGAACCGCATGGCGGGAGCGACCGTCACCGCGGGCAATGCTTCGGGCGTGAACGACGGCGCCGCGGCGCTCATCATCGCCTCGGAAGCCGCCGCGAAGGCCCATGGCCTGACGCCCATCGCCCGCGTGCTCGGCGGCGCGGTGGCCGGCGTTCCGCCCCGCGTCATGGGCATCGGCCCGGCGCCGGCCAGCCAGAAGCTCATGGCCCGCCTCGGTCTCACGCAGGACCAGTTCGACGTGATCGAACTGAACGAGGCCTTCGCCTCTCAGGGCCTCGCCACGCTGCGCCTGCTGGGCATTGCGGATGACGATGCGCGCGTGAACTGCAATGGCGGCGCCATCGCTCTCGGCCATCCGCTCGGCATGTCCGGCGCCCGCATCACCGGCACCGCGGCACTGGAACTGACCGTGGGCGGCGGCCGCCGGGCGCTGGCGACCATGTGCATCGGCGTCGGCCAGGGCATCGCGGTGGCGCTGGAGCGCGTCTGACCCCTCTCGAAAAGGGTGTTCGGGGCGTCGGTGGGCTCGGGCCTGCCGGCGCCCCTTTTCTTTGGTGCGCCCCTCCGCATGACTGCGGCCAAACGCCCGAAGGCGAAACTGCATTGCATCGCATCCAAAAAAGCGACGACCCGCACGGGCCCCTTCATCTATGGGGCCTGAGGCTTTGAGGGTAGGACATCTGGAAAGGTCAATATTCGTGACGTGATCCGCGCTGGCCTGCCAGTTTCCGCCGCCTTTCTTATCCGAAAGAGGGCTCGCCAGCCCGATTTTCTCTGCTACGCTGCGGTGCGAAGATAAGAAATGTGCAACCGCGGTCTGCCCGGTTGCGTCGGAAACGAGACCGAATGGTCCGCATGGAGAGAGGATCGCGACATGGGCCAGCCCGCCACCTTGCCGAGCTCCGAAGCGCCGCTGAAGGATCTCTATGAGATCGGCGAAATTCCGCCGCTTGGGCACGTTCCCAGGCAGATGTACGCTTGGACCATCCGCCGCGAGCGGCACGGCCCGCCGGAGGACTCCTTCCAGATCGAGGTGGTGCCCACCTGGGAACTGGGCGAGGCGGATGTGCTGGTGCTCGTGATGGCGGCCGGCGTGAATTACAACGGCATCTGGGCGGGCCTCGGCCAGCCGATCTCCCCCTTCGACGTGCACAAGCAGCCGTATCATATCGCCGGCTCCGACGCCTCCGGCATCGTCTGGGCGGTGGGCTCCAAGGTCACCCGCTGGAAGGTGGGCGACGAAGTGGTCGTCCACTGCAATCAGGACGACGGCGACGACGAGGAGTGCAACGGCGGCGACCCGATGTTCTCCCCCTCCCAGCGCATCTGGGGCTATGAGACGCCGGATGGCTCCTTCGCTCAGTTCTGCCGCGTGCAGGCGCGCCAGCTCATGCCGCGCCCCAAGCATCTGACTTGGGAGGAGTGCGCCTGCTACACGCTGACGCTCGCTACCGCCTATCGCATGCTGTTCGGCCACGCCCCCCACGACATCAAGCCCGGCCAGTTCGTGCTGGTCTGGGGCGCCTCGGGCGGCCTCGGTGTGTTCGGCGTGCAACTGGCGGCGGCCTCGGGCGCCCACGTGATCGGCGTGATCTCGGACGAGACCAAGCGCGACTACGTGCTTCAGCTCGGCGCGCGCGGCGTCATCAACCGCAAGGATTTCAAGTGCTGGGGCCAGATGCCCAAGGTCAATTCGCCCGAATACAATGAGTGGGTGAAGGAAGCCCGCAAGTTCGGCAAGGCGATCTGGGACATCACCGGCAAGCGCGACGTGGACATGGTGTTCGAGCATCCGGGCGAGCAGACCTTCCCGGTCTCCTGCCTCGTCGCCAAGCGCGGCGGCATGGTGGTGTTCTGCGCCGGCACCACGGGCTTCAACATCACCTTCGATGCCCGCTATGTGTGGATGCGGCAGAAGCGCATCCAGGGCTCGCACTTCGCGCACCTGAAGCAGGCGTCCTCCGCGAACCAGTTCATCATCGACCGGCGGGTCGACCCCTGCATGTCGGAAGTGTTCCCCTGGGCGAAGATCCCGGCGGCGCACACGCTGATGTGGAAGAACCAGCACCCGCCCGGCAACATGTCGGTGCTGGTGAACGCCCCGCGGGCCGGTCTGCGCTCGTTCGAGGACGTTCTGGAAGCCTCCGGCGCCCCGGCTCTCTGACGGCCTCAGGCAGGGATCGGGTTCGGTGCCGTGGCTGCTTCGGCGGTGCGGTTCCGGCCTTCCGCCTTGGCGCTGTAGAGCGCGCGGTCGATCCGTTGCAGGGCATCGGCCCACGGGCCTTGCCCATCCCATACGCCGACGCCGGCGCTCAAGGTCACCCGCATTCCGGCCAGCACATGCGTGCCAACGTGCTGGCGCGCGCGGTCGGCCATGGCGATCACGTCGGTAAGCTGCGCATCGCGGGTGATGATGAGGAATTCGTCGCCGCCCCAGCGCCCCACCACATCGCTGTCGCGCACCACGCCCGCCAGGCGCTTGGCGACCGCCTGGAGCACCGCATCCCCGGCGAGGTGGCCATAGGTGTCGTTGATCGGCTTGAAGTTGTCGATGTCGATCAGGATGAGCCCGATCTCACCCGACGATCCCCCCGCCACGTGCCGCAGGATCTGCTCGAGGCCGCGGCGGTTCATGGTGCCGGTGAGGGAATCGGTGGAGGCCATCGTCTCCAGCGCCTTGGCCTTGGCGCGGGCCTGCTCGAAGGCGAGGCTCGTCATCACGAACAGCGACAGGGACACCAGGATCACGAGGTGGACGAGATACGCATTGATCACCAGCGATCCCAGCACCCGGTCCTTCAGGTAGGAATCGGAAGCGGAGAATTCCACGACGATGGGAATGCTCATGCTCAGGAACACGAGGGCGGCCGCAATGACCGCATCCCGCCGCTGCAGGAGGATGAAGGACGCCACATAGAGCATGGGCATCCATTGCAGCGTATTGGCGATGGTATAGAGACGAGTCTGTTCCGCCAGATGGCCGAAGGCGGCGACGCCGACCAGGCAATAGGTCGTGAAGCTCAGATAGGCGATCCACTCCGCCATCCGGTGCCAGCGCGGCAGCGCCAGCATGAGGAACAGGCTGACGACGAAGGCGGCGAGCAGGAGCGGGTAGGCGATCCGGTCGAGTTCCGTGATGACCTGGGTTTCGGTCTCGAACACCCACAGGCCGACCACGCACAGACTGGCCATGGCCACGAGGACGCGGCAGATGCGCCTTCGATACTCGTCGAGCCTGCTTACGATCATGTCCCCACGCCCCCCGCCGGGCGATATCAAAAGCGCCACATGGCAGACTTTTGCCGCAAGGTCCACGAAAAGCGGTAAGCAGGAACGTGCGCCGGGTGGACAGGGGCGGCGTTCGGCGGCACAAGCGGCGCATGCAGTCGCGCGTGTCAAAGGTGGCGGTGATCGGCGCCGGTCCCGCAGGTCTCATGGCCGCCTCGTGCCTGGCGCAGGCGGGCGTTTCGGTCGAGCTGTTCGACCGCATGCCGAGCCCCGCCCGCAAGTTCCTGATGGCCGGACGCGGCGGCCTCAATCTCACCCACAGCGAGCCGCTGGAGCGATTCCTCGCGCGCTATGGCTCCGCGGCCGGGCGCCTGGCGCCGGCCATCCGCGCCTTTCCGCCGGATGCGCTGCGCGCCTTCGCCGAGGGCCTTGGGGAAGAGACCTTCGTCGGGTCGAGCGGCCGGGTTTTCCCGAAGAGCTTCAAGGCTTCGCCCATGCTGCGGGCCTGGCTGCGGCACCTCGCCGCGGCGGGCGTGACGTTGTCGGCCCGCCACCATTGGACCGGCTGGGATGCGGACGGCGCGCTCACCTTCGAGACGCCGGAAGGGCCGCGGGCGGTGCGCGTCGACGCCACTGTGCTCGCGCTCGGCGGGGCTTCCTGGCCCCGGCTCGGCGCCGATGGTGGCTGGCGGGCGGTGCTGGAAGGGGCAGGACTTCAGGTGGCGCTCTTCGCGCCCGCTAACATGGGCGTGCTCCTGAACTGGAGTGCGCATCTGGTACCGCGCTTCGCGGGAACGCCCTTGAAGCGTATCGCGCTCGCCTGTGGCGCGGAGCATGTACGCGGGGAAGCCGTCATCACCGCTCAGGGGCTGGAAGGCGGTGCCATCTATGCGCTGTCCCGGCAGATCCGCGAGGCCGTGGAGCGGCAGGGGCAGGCGGACCTCGTCATGGACCTGCGGCCGGATCTCTCCCTCGATGTCCTCGCCCAGCGCCTCGCGGCGGCTCCTGCGCGCCTGTCCTTCTCCGAGCGCCTGCGCAAGGCGGCGGGGCTCGCGCCGGTGCAGATCGCATTGCTGCGCGAGGGAATGAACGCGCGTCCAGCCGAAGCAGCGGCGCTGGCCCGCCGCATCAAGGCGCTGCCTTTGACGGTGATGGGCGTGTGCGGGCTGGAGCGGGCGATTTCCAGCGCCGGCGGGCTCGCGTGGGATGAGGTGGGGCCGGATTATGCGCTGAAGGCGTGTCCGGACGTGTTCGTCTGCGGCGAGATGCTGGACTGGGAGGCGCCCACCGGCGGGTATCTCCTTCAGGCCTGCTTCTCCACTGCGGTGGCGGCGGCCGAAGGCGTGAAGGCGCGCTTGAAGTCGGATTGAAGCAAATCGCGCGCATTTCCGCTGAAAAAAGAACGAATATTAAAATATTCGACGCTAACGCCGAAATCGACATGATGCCACTGCCACGCTGGCGGGAGTGGGATCATGCCGGACATCATCGGAAGTGAAGATCGCGATATCCTCTGGGGCGTTGTCGGATCGAAGAATATTCTTCTCGGCCTCGGTGGGGACGACGTCCTCCACGGCCAGAACCTGGCCGACCATCTGGAAGGCGCGCGCGGCGACGACTGGCTTTACGGCGC
The Azorhizobium caulinodans ORS 571 genome window above contains:
- the pcaF gene encoding 3-oxoadipyl-CoA thiolase, which translates into the protein MTEAYICDYIRTPIGRFGGALSAVRADDLGAIPLKALVARNAGLDWEKVDDVIFGCANQAGEDNRNVARMSLLLAGLPLSIGGTTMNRLCGSGMDAVATAARAIKAGEADLIIAGGVESMSRAPLVMPKADAAFSRRAEIYDTTIGWRFVNPLMKEMYGVDSMPETGDNVAIDYKVSREDQDAFAVRSQEKASAAQANGRLAREITPVTLPQKKGDPVVVERDEHPRATSLEALAKLKPVNRMAGATVTAGNASGVNDGAAALIIASEAAAKAHGLTPIARVLGGAVAGVPPRVMGIGPAPASQKLMARLGLTQDQFDVIELNEAFASQGLATLRLLGIADDDARVNCNGGAIALGHPLGMSGARITGTAALELTVGGGRRALATMCIGVGQGIAVALERV
- a CDS encoding GGDEF domain-containing protein, with amino-acid sequence MIVSRLDEYRRRICRVLVAMASLCVVGLWVFETETQVITELDRIAYPLLLAAFVVSLFLMLALPRWHRMAEWIAYLSFTTYCLVGVAAFGHLAEQTRLYTIANTLQWMPMLYVASFILLQRRDAVIAAALVFLSMSIPIVVEFSASDSYLKDRVLGSLVINAYLVHLVILVSLSLFVMTSLAFEQARAKAKALETMASTDSLTGTMNRRGLEQILRHVAGGSSGEIGLILIDIDNFKPINDTYGHLAGDAVLQAVAKRLAGVVRDSDVVGRWGGDEFLIITRDAQLTDVIAMADRARQHVGTHVLAGMRVTLSAGVGVWDGQGPWADALQRIDRALYSAKAEGRNRTAEAATAPNPIPA
- a CDS encoding 3-oxoacid CoA-transferase subunit B, which encodes MTETLQNDGKLSNAQIAWRAAQDIADGAYVNLGIGFPEMVANYPVEGREVIFHTENGILNFGAPPPAGQEDWDLINAGKKAVTLRPGAAFFHHADSFAMVRGGHLDVAILGAYQVSQNGDLANWRVGSKGVPAVGGAMDLVHGAKQVFVITEHQTKSGEPKLVESCAFPLTGVACVTRVYTSHAVVDIRGGRFILREKIPTLSLEELQAMTGARLHIDGPVADLVAPEL
- a CDS encoding 3-oxoacid CoA-transferase subunit A; the encoded protein is MDKTVGDLATAVSEIGDGATVMIGGFGGAGAPVELIHALIDKGPKGLTVVNNNAGNGRIGIAAMIAAGMVRKLICSFPRAADASAFNERYLAGELELELVPQGTLAERIRAGGAGIPAFYTPTSYGTELAEGKPVAEFDGRPYVQERWLKADFALVKAHLGDPYGNLTYNKAARNFSPLMCMAAAKTIVQVSRIVPPGDIDPEHVITPGIFVDRVVEVADARQEEDLIRAGAAYND
- a CDS encoding IclR family transcriptional regulator, whose product is MKQTDFIGGLAKGLKVMEAFGSGQPGMTIAQMSEATGLDRATARRCLLTLVELGYARTDGKHFELTPKVLRLGTAYLSATPLPQLLQPHLEALSKDVGQSASASVLEGTEIVYIARASQRRVMSINLMPGSRLPAWCASMGRVLLAALPPDQAIALLDRSDIRPLTPHTKVARNDLLEELARVRTQGYAIIDQELELGLCSIAVPLKDSRGRTVAALNIGAPAAAVTVSDMPSDYLPAMLRVQEELRVLLS
- the ccrA gene encoding crotonyl-CoA carboxylase/reductase encodes the protein MGQPATLPSSEAPLKDLYEIGEIPPLGHVPRQMYAWTIRRERHGPPEDSFQIEVVPTWELGEADVLVLVMAAGVNYNGIWAGLGQPISPFDVHKQPYHIAGSDASGIVWAVGSKVTRWKVGDEVVVHCNQDDGDDEECNGGDPMFSPSQRIWGYETPDGSFAQFCRVQARQLMPRPKHLTWEECACYTLTLATAYRMLFGHAPHDIKPGQFVLVWGASGGLGVFGVQLAAASGAHVIGVISDETKRDYVLQLGARGVINRKDFKCWGQMPKVNSPEYNEWVKEARKFGKAIWDITGKRDVDMVFEHPGEQTFPVSCLVAKRGGMVVFCAGTTGFNITFDARYVWMRQKRIQGSHFAHLKQASSANQFIIDRRVDPCMSEVFPWAKIPAAHTLMWKNQHPPGNMSVLVNAPRAGLRSFEDVLEASGAPAL
- a CDS encoding protein meaA, whose amino-acid sequence is MTSRDKPWLFRTYAGHSTAAESNKLYRANLAKGQTGLSVAFDLPTQTGYDSDHPLARGEVGKVGVPISHLGDMRTLFEGIPLAEMNTSMTINACAPWLLALYIAVADEQGADRAKLQGTTQNDIIKEYLSRGTYVFPPAPSMRLTKDVIVFTTEHLPRWNPMNVCSYHLQEAGATPVQELAFALANAIAILDTVKKSGEAEGAAFGEVVGRISFFVNAGMRFITEMCKMRAFVDLWDEICVNRYGITDAKQKLFRYGVQVNSLGLTEQQPENNVYRILIEMLAVTLSKKARARAVQLPAWNEALGLPRSFDQQWSLRMQQVLAYETDLLDYGDIFDGSVEIDRKVEALKAEAREELARIEAMGGAVAAIENSYMKQQLVESNTRRLEAIERGEQVVVGVNRWTETEPSPLTTGEGAILTVPEHVEPEQVSRLKAWREARDPAAVGAAMDALKRAAREGGNIMEPSIACAKAGVTTGEWGTALREIFGEYRAPTGVGRAARVDTKGLDEVRSNVEAVSQKLGRRLKFLVGKPGLDGHSNGAEQIAVRARDAGMEVVYEGIRLTPAEIVNAALEESVHVVGLSILSGSHVPLVRDVMERMRAEGLSDVPVVVGGIIPPEDEAQLRGFGVAAVYTPKNFELNRIMADIVAIVDREAQDAA
- a CDS encoding serine hydrolase domain-containing protein, with the protein product MTSIVQPSEDDLAALVKPYLALQAENTSLAFVIGIASPDPDVSAIYTFGGVQRQDNGPLALTEDTPFVLASVSKTFTATAYAHFLETQGPADATLGDFPELEIGEQFADITLTSLVNYSSGLPQDNGPPHDEPRLMPQPYTIPGMLGFLNYTQMKPASQLAYRYSNLGFGLMGAVLPAYADQDASYEEIVIDLIFEPLELSAQFFDEVRLDTLPQGYYFSGQSYQSAAAPGWPQFPAYHGAGGIVASPADMLVWLQFNMGLLPDGPLNDLLGVLQSPSTTATTGWGDQLGLGWFLGSVDNTPFSTVWKDGDLPGFSSYIAFLPSPAPGTTPAPAGVFVLSNTDGMTAMDSSNTEICCALANDVLYLMQGLTPPADKSAYPRSKGR
- a CDS encoding TIGR03862 family flavoprotein — protein: MQSRVSKVAVIGAGPAGLMAASCLAQAGVSVELFDRMPSPARKFLMAGRGGLNLTHSEPLERFLARYGSAAGRLAPAIRAFPPDALRAFAEGLGEETFVGSSGRVFPKSFKASPMLRAWLRHLAAAGVTLSARHHWTGWDADGALTFETPEGPRAVRVDATVLALGGASWPRLGADGGWRAVLEGAGLQVALFAPANMGVLLNWSAHLVPRFAGTPLKRIALACGAEHVRGEAVITAQGLEGGAIYALSRQIREAVERQGQADLVMDLRPDLSLDVLAQRLAAAPARLSFSERLRKAAGLAPVQIALLREGMNARPAEAAALARRIKALPLTVMGVCGLERAISSAGGLAWDEVGPDYALKACPDVFVCGEMLDWEAPTGGYLLQACFSTAVAAAEGVKARLKSD